A window of Pseudomonas guangdongensis contains these coding sequences:
- a CDS encoding LysR substrate-binding domain-containing protein, with product MLSSELKAFYQVAQLGSITQAAKKLGLSQPTVTTQIRQLEARYGIELFYRGGRRLSLSDAGAALLPRVRALLQQEADIEFFLRNSGQLQGSLRLGATAPYYVLDLLKGFRERLPQVEVAVQIGNSQEVLEALDEFRVDLAASSQRLDDPRLVRLELGRDPLVLAVHREHPLAALGSVPLAALARHCLLMREPGSTTRQLTERMLAEAGVRPQALLEIGSRESIREAVLRNIGVGIIARHEVPHSPELRVLTLEGAPEIAEYLYCLKERRLARLPAAFLAVAREFAERAD from the coding sequence ATGTTGAGCAGCGAACTGAAAGCCTTCTATCAGGTGGCACAACTGGGCAGCATCACCCAGGCGGCGAAGAAGCTCGGCCTCAGCCAGCCGACGGTGACCACCCAGATCCGCCAGCTGGAGGCGCGCTACGGCATCGAGCTGTTCTACCGCGGCGGCCGCCGGCTGAGCCTCAGCGACGCCGGCGCCGCGCTGCTGCCCAGGGTGCGCGCGCTGCTGCAGCAGGAGGCCGACATCGAGTTCTTCCTGCGCAACAGCGGCCAGTTGCAGGGCAGCCTGCGCCTCGGCGCCACCGCGCCCTACTACGTGCTCGACCTGCTCAAGGGCTTTCGCGAGCGCCTGCCGCAGGTCGAGGTGGCGGTGCAGATCGGCAATTCCCAGGAAGTGCTGGAGGCGCTCGACGAGTTCCGCGTCGACCTCGCCGCCTCCTCGCAGCGCCTCGACGATCCGCGCCTGGTGCGCCTGGAGCTGGGTCGCGATCCGCTGGTGCTGGCGGTGCACCGCGAGCATCCGCTGGCGGCGCTGGGCAGCGTGCCGCTGGCCGCCCTGGCGCGGCACTGCCTGCTGATGCGCGAACCCGGCTCCACCACCCGCCAGCTGACCGAGCGCATGCTCGCGGAGGCCGGCGTGCGCCCGCAGGCGCTGCTGGAGATCGGCAGCCGCGAGTCGATCCGCGAGGCGGTGCTGCGCAACATCGGCGTCGGCATCATCGCCCGCCACGAGGTGCCGCACAGCCCGGAGCTGCGCGTGCTGACCCTGGAAGGCGCGCCCGAGATCGCCGAATACCTCTACTGCCTCAAGGAGCGCCGCCTGGCGCGCCTGCCGGCGGCCTTCCTCGCCGTGGCCCGCGAGTTCGCCGAACGAGCGGACTGA
- a CDS encoding putative 2-aminoethylphosphonate ABC transporter ATP-binding protein, which translates to MHPMPTAHLRVHQLRKRFGGFTALDGVSLDIAAGELVCLLGPSGCGKTTLLRCVAGLERQDGGALYIGSRDISTLPPQARDYGILFQSYALFPNLTVEQNIAYGLAGSEREAIRARVAQMLELVGLTGSEKKYPGQLSGGQQQRVALARALAPAPSLLLLDEPMSALDARVREHLCSELRALQRQLGITTLMVTHNQDEAMLMADRIAVMNHGRVEQYATPREIYANPASPFVAEFVGQGNWLPFEQAGDGFARVGSLSLRLPVAARAERGRLFCRPEAIVVNPTVHEPNLCRAQMREITFLGNRCRLSFELDELPGHALQAEVAPEALPHPAGELWVALPPHRLQVFA; encoded by the coding sequence ATGCACCCCATGCCCACCGCGCACCTGCGCGTCCACCAGTTGCGCAAGCGCTTCGGCGGCTTCACCGCCCTAGACGGCGTCTCCCTGGACATCGCCGCCGGCGAGCTGGTCTGCCTGCTCGGCCCTTCCGGCTGCGGCAAGACCACCCTGCTGCGCTGCGTCGCCGGCCTCGAACGCCAGGACGGCGGCGCCCTGTACATAGGCAGCCGCGACATCTCCACGCTGCCGCCGCAGGCCCGCGACTACGGCATCCTGTTCCAGTCCTACGCGCTGTTCCCCAACCTCACCGTCGAGCAGAACATCGCCTACGGCCTGGCCGGCAGCGAGCGCGAGGCGATCCGCGCACGGGTCGCGCAGATGCTCGAACTGGTCGGCCTCACCGGCAGCGAGAAGAAGTACCCCGGCCAGCTCTCCGGCGGCCAGCAGCAGCGCGTCGCCCTGGCCCGCGCGCTGGCACCGGCGCCCTCGCTGTTGCTGCTCGACGAGCCGATGTCGGCCCTCGACGCCCGCGTGCGCGAACACCTGTGCAGCGAGCTGCGCGCCCTGCAGCGCCAGCTCGGCATCACCACCCTGATGGTCACCCACAACCAGGACGAGGCCATGCTGATGGCCGACCGCATCGCGGTGATGAACCACGGGCGCGTCGAGCAGTACGCCACCCCGCGGGAGATCTACGCCAACCCGGCCAGCCCGTTCGTCGCCGAGTTCGTCGGCCAGGGCAACTGGCTGCCCTTCGAGCAGGCCGGCGACGGCTTCGCTCGGGTCGGCAGCCTCAGCCTGCGCCTACCGGTGGCGGCTCGCGCCGAGCGCGGCCGGCTGTTCTGCCGCCCGGAAGCCATCGTGGTCAACCCGACGGTGCACGAGCCGAACCTGTGCCGCGCGCAGATGCGCGAGATCACCTTCCTCGGCAACCGCTGCCGACTGAGCTTCGAACTGGACGAACTGCCCGGCCACGCCCTGCAGGCCGAGGTCGCCCCCGAGGCGCTGCCGCATCCGGCCGGCGAGCTGTGGGTCGCCCTGCCGCCGCACCGCCTGCAGGTGTTCGCCTGA
- a CDS encoding putative 2-aminoethylphosphonate ABC transporter permease subunit — protein sequence MHSSLTLPAGRDAGLRCARADRLFIDGGKWTMLVLLLLAVLLPLTAMLWRGFAGEPGQGGGLAAAAELLASANFRWLLGNSLKVALTVALIVVPLAYLFAYALQRTLIPAKGLWRGISLLPLLAPSMLPGIALIYLFGNQGLLRELLDDNIYGFWGIVLGEAIYTFPHALMILLSALALADARLFDAAASMGASPWKAFRSITWPGSRQGVFAAFCLVFTLTITDFGVPVVIGGDYQVLALEAYKAVVGQQQFGRGALIGLVLLVPALLSFAVDAWLRRRQRDAMSGRAQVFRPVPAPRRDATFLAVVIALCSLLLLVFGMAVYSSLVAFWPYNLSLSLRHYAFADLPGGWQPYFNSLLMASASALIGGFLIFTGAWLLEKTRQDALTQVLRLLCFVPMAVPGLVLGLGYVFFFNLPGNPLGGLYGSLLLLTVCTVAHFLSTAQITASTALRQLDGEFEAAALSLRVPLFRHYLRVTLPLCLPALLDIVRYLFVSAMTTVSAVIFLYSPDSMLAAIAVLNMDDAGNVGGAAAMSTLILLTSAAVSLLLAAASRGLLRRSQAWRQDPSH from the coding sequence ATGCACAGCTCCCTCACCCTCCCCGCCGGCCGCGACGCCGGCCTGCGCTGCGCCCGCGCCGACCGCCTGTTCATCGACGGCGGCAAGTGGACGATGCTGGTCCTGCTGCTGCTCGCCGTACTGCTGCCGCTGACCGCCATGCTCTGGCGCGGCTTTGCCGGCGAGCCCGGCCAGGGCGGCGGTCTGGCCGCCGCCGCCGAGCTGCTGGCCAGCGCCAACTTCCGCTGGCTGCTCGGCAACAGCCTCAAGGTCGCGCTGACCGTGGCGCTGATCGTGGTGCCGCTGGCCTACCTGTTCGCCTACGCCCTGCAGCGCACGCTGATCCCGGCCAAGGGCCTGTGGCGCGGCATCTCCCTGCTGCCGCTGTTGGCGCCGTCGATGCTGCCGGGCATCGCGCTGATCTACCTGTTCGGCAACCAGGGGCTGCTGCGCGAGCTGCTGGACGACAACATCTACGGCTTCTGGGGCATCGTCCTCGGCGAGGCGATCTACACCTTCCCCCATGCCTTGATGATCCTGCTCTCGGCGTTGGCGCTGGCCGACGCGCGGCTGTTCGACGCCGCGGCGAGCATGGGCGCGAGTCCCTGGAAGGCATTCCGCAGCATCACCTGGCCGGGCAGCCGCCAGGGCGTATTCGCCGCCTTCTGTCTGGTGTTCACCCTGACCATCACCGACTTCGGCGTGCCGGTAGTGATCGGCGGCGACTACCAGGTGCTGGCGCTGGAGGCCTACAAGGCGGTGGTCGGCCAGCAGCAGTTCGGCCGCGGCGCGCTGATCGGCCTAGTGCTCTTGGTGCCGGCGCTGCTCAGCTTCGCGGTCGACGCCTGGCTGCGCCGCCGCCAGCGCGACGCCATGAGCGGCCGCGCTCAGGTGTTCCGCCCTGTGCCTGCGCCGCGCCGCGACGCCACTTTCCTCGCCGTGGTGATAGCCCTGTGCAGCCTGCTGCTCCTGGTGTTCGGCATGGCGGTGTACTCGTCGCTGGTCGCCTTCTGGCCGTACAACCTGTCGCTGTCGCTGCGCCACTACGCCTTCGCCGACCTGCCCGGCGGCTGGCAGCCGTACTTCAACAGCCTGCTGATGGCCTCCGCCAGCGCGCTGATCGGCGGTTTCCTGATCTTCACCGGCGCTTGGCTGCTGGAGAAGACCCGTCAGGACGCTCTCACCCAGGTCCTGCGCCTGCTGTGCTTCGTGCCGATGGCGGTGCCCGGTCTCGTGCTCGGCCTCGGCTACGTGTTCTTCTTCAACCTGCCGGGCAACCCGCTCGGCGGCCTGTACGGCAGCCTGCTGCTGCTCACCGTGTGCACCGTGGCGCACTTCCTGAGCACCGCGCAGATCACCGCCAGCACCGCGCTGCGCCAGCTCGACGGCGAGTTCGAGGCCGCCGCGCTGTCGCTGCGCGTGCCGCTGTTCCGCCACTACCTGCGCGTCACCCTGCCGCTGTGCCTGCCGGCGCTGCTGGACATCGTCCGCTACCTGTTCGTCTCGGCGATGACCACGGTGTCGGCGGTGATCTTCCTCTACAGCCCGGACAGCATGCTCGCCGCCATCGCCGTGCTGAACATGGACGACGCCGGCAACGTCGGCGGCGCCGCCGCCATGTCCACCCTGATCCTGCTCACCTCCGCCGCCGTGTCCCTGCTGCTGGCCGCCGCCTCGCGCGGGCTGCTGCGCCGCAGCCAGGCCTGGCGCCAGGACCCGAGCCACTGA
- the phnX gene encoding phosphonoacetaldehyde hydrolase — protein MHYQTPDRLEAAILDWAGTVVDFGSFAPTRIFVEAFAQFDVEISLDEARGPMGMGKWDHIRALCDQPAIAERFQRRFGRLPSDADVTALYERFMPLQIAKVGEHSALIPGALEAIAALRERGLRIGTCSGYPRAVMDKVVELAAAAGYRPDHVVASDEVPRGRPGPAPALANVVALGIEHVGACVKVDDTAPGILEGHRAGMWTVALRFSGNFAGLTWDEYRALSPAQRAAECRRLDALFAPCRPHYLIDTLAELPAIVDAIDLRLARGELPGSAR, from the coding sequence ATGCACTATCAGACCCCCGACCGCCTGGAAGCCGCCATTCTCGACTGGGCCGGCACCGTGGTGGACTTCGGCTCCTTCGCGCCGACCCGCATCTTCGTCGAGGCCTTCGCCCAGTTCGACGTCGAGATCAGCCTGGACGAGGCCCGCGGCCCGATGGGCATGGGCAAGTGGGACCACATCCGCGCCCTGTGCGACCAGCCGGCCATCGCCGAACGCTTCCAGCGCCGCTTCGGCCGCCTGCCGAGCGACGCCGACGTCACCGCCCTCTACGAGCGCTTCATGCCGCTGCAGATCGCCAAGGTCGGCGAACACTCGGCGCTGATCCCCGGCGCGCTGGAGGCCATCGCCGCCCTGCGCGAACGCGGCCTGCGCATCGGCACCTGCTCGGGCTACCCGCGCGCGGTGATGGACAAGGTGGTCGAGCTGGCCGCCGCCGCCGGCTACCGCCCCGACCATGTGGTGGCCAGCGACGAGGTGCCGCGCGGCCGCCCCGGCCCGGCGCCGGCCCTGGCCAACGTGGTGGCGCTGGGCATCGAGCACGTCGGCGCCTGCGTCAAGGTCGACGACACCGCGCCGGGCATCCTCGAAGGCCACCGTGCCGGCATGTGGACCGTGGCGCTGCGCTTCTCCGGCAACTTCGCCGGGCTGACCTGGGACGAGTACCGGGCGCTCTCGCCCGCGCAGCGTGCCGCCGAGTGCCGGCGCCTCGACGCGCTGTTCGCGCCCTGCCGGCCGCACTACCTGATCGACACCCTCGCCGAGCTGCCGGCGATCGTCGACGCCATCGACCTGCGTCTGGCCCGCGGCGAACTGCCGGGCAGCGCCCGCTGA
- a CDS encoding putative 2-aminoethylphosphonate ABC transporter substrate-binding protein — MFKRLALAVALGAAALQAQAATELTVYTALEVEQLKVYKEAFEKQHPDIEIRWVRDSTGIITAKLLAEKDRPQADAVWGLAASSLAILAQHDMLEAYAPQNLPNIDAKYRDAANPPGWVGMDVWAATVCFNRVEAEKQGLPKPTRWEDLTDPVYKGKIVMPNPASSGTGYLDVSAWLQTFGEQQGWAFMDKLHENIGQYTHSGSKPCKLAAAGEFPVGISFEYPAIQLQRQGAPLDIVLPKEGLGWEVEATAILKGSDAMDAARKLADFSASPEAMRLYSHNFAVLAQPGIAQRISELPADYEQRLIANDFAWAAEERERILAEWRRRYDGKSEKQ, encoded by the coding sequence ATGTTCAAACGTCTTGCCCTCGCCGTCGCCCTGGGCGCCGCCGCCCTGCAGGCCCAGGCCGCCACCGAGCTGACCGTCTACACCGCCCTGGAGGTGGAACAGCTCAAAGTCTACAAGGAAGCCTTCGAGAAGCAGCACCCGGACATCGAGATCCGCTGGGTGCGCGACTCCACCGGGATCATCACCGCCAAGCTCTTGGCCGAGAAGGACCGCCCGCAGGCCGACGCGGTCTGGGGTCTGGCCGCCTCCAGCCTGGCGATCCTCGCCCAGCACGACATGCTCGAAGCCTACGCGCCGCAGAACCTGCCCAACATCGACGCCAAGTACCGCGACGCCGCCAACCCGCCGGGCTGGGTGGGCATGGACGTGTGGGCCGCCACCGTGTGCTTCAACCGCGTCGAGGCCGAGAAGCAGGGCCTGCCCAAACCGACCCGCTGGGAAGACCTCACCGACCCGGTCTACAAAGGCAAGATCGTCATGCCCAACCCGGCCTCCTCCGGCACCGGCTACCTCGACGTCAGCGCCTGGCTGCAGACCTTCGGCGAGCAGCAGGGCTGGGCGTTCATGGACAAGCTGCACGAGAACATCGGCCAGTACACCCACTCCGGCTCCAAGCCGTGCAAGCTGGCCGCCGCTGGCGAGTTCCCGGTGGGCATCTCCTTCGAATACCCGGCCATCCAGCTGCAGCGCCAGGGTGCGCCGCTGGACATCGTGCTGCCCAAGGAAGGCCTCGGCTGGGAGGTGGAGGCCACCGCCATCCTCAAGGGCAGCGACGCCATGGATGCGGCGCGCAAGCTCGCCGACTTCTCCGCCAGCCCCGAGGCCATGCGCCTCTACAGCCACAACTTCGCCGTGCTCGCCCAGCCGGGCATCGCCCAGCGCATCAGCGAGCTGCCGGCCGACTACGAACAACGCCTGATCGCCAACGACTTCGCCTGGGCCGCCGAGGAGCGCGAGCGCATCCTCGCCGAATGGCGCCGGCGCTACGACGGCAAGTCCGAGAAACAGTGA
- a CDS encoding TIGR03364 family FAD-dependent oxidoreductase, whose amino-acid sequence MHNRSDIAIVGAGILGLAHAFAAARRGLKVRVFERSERALGASVRNFGMGLITGQAPGPMLDLARQSRPIWAGWAEAAGFAVKREGSLLFARSEAEEQLIEAFCAGRAREHGYRVELLGREALGEIYGGRFRHHRAALHGFDDQQLYSREALPAIAAWLAREHGVEFHFSTLVREVEPGVLYTTAGRFQAGHILVCAGHDYLTLLADTLRTLEPQVCRLQMLRVAPQQSFELNHAVLTGLSGVHYGAFADLPEADAVRAQIRRECPALERFGIHLLVSPTPHGELIIGDSHDYGQDASPFNAEEVDKLLLELAEHTLATPLRVVERWQGVYGGRGPGPFSVTPAGEGITAVLMHTGLGMSVGPALGERTVAALLGE is encoded by the coding sequence ATGCACAACCGTTCCGACATCGCCATCGTCGGCGCCGGCATCCTCGGCCTGGCCCACGCCTTCGCCGCCGCCCGCCGCGGCCTCAAGGTCCGCGTCTTCGAACGCAGCGAGCGCGCCCTCGGCGCCTCGGTACGCAACTTCGGCATGGGCCTGATCACCGGCCAGGCGCCCGGCCCGATGCTCGACCTGGCCCGCCAGAGCCGGCCGATCTGGGCCGGCTGGGCCGAGGCGGCGGGCTTTGCGGTCAAGCGCGAAGGCTCGCTGCTGTTCGCCCGCAGCGAGGCCGAGGAGCAACTGATCGAGGCGTTCTGCGCCGGCCGCGCCCGCGAGCACGGCTACCGCGTCGAGCTGCTCGGCCGCGAGGCGCTGGGCGAGATCTACGGCGGACGCTTCCGCCACCACCGCGCCGCCCTGCACGGCTTCGACGACCAGCAGCTCTATTCGCGCGAGGCACTCCCGGCCATCGCCGCCTGGCTGGCCCGCGAGCACGGCGTGGAGTTCCACTTCTCCACCCTGGTGCGCGAGGTCGAGCCCGGCGTGCTGTACACCACCGCCGGGCGCTTCCAGGCCGGGCACATCCTGGTCTGTGCCGGCCACGACTACCTGACCCTGCTGGCCGACACCCTGCGCACCCTGGAACCGCAGGTCTGCCGCCTGCAGATGCTGCGCGTCGCCCCGCAGCAGTCCTTCGAGCTGAACCACGCGGTGCTCACCGGCCTGTCCGGCGTGCACTACGGCGCCTTCGCCGACCTGCCGGAGGCCGACGCGGTGCGCGCGCAGATCCGCCGCGAATGCCCGGCGCTGGAGCGCTTCGGCATCCACTTGCTGGTCAGCCCGACGCCCCACGGCGAGCTGATCATCGGCGACTCCCACGACTACGGCCAGGACGCCTCGCCGTTCAACGCCGAGGAAGTCGACAAGCTGCTGCTGGAACTGGCCGAGCACACCCTGGCCACTCCGCTGCGGGTGGTCGAGCGCTGGCAGGGCGTCTACGGCGGCCGCGGCCCGGGCCCCTTCTCGGTGACCCCGGCCGGCGAGGGCATCACCGCGGTGCTGATGCACACCGGCCTGGGCATGAGCGTCGGCCCGGCGCTGGGCGAGCGCACCGTCGCGGCGCTGCTGGGCGAGTGA
- a CDS encoding AraC family transcriptional regulator, with amino-acid sequence MGAQTTIGRSSINTDPRYIVWLLDFLQSQGIDSAQLARRHRLDPARLLDADATVSTERHRALLLDALQLSGNSGLGLQLGIQRSLATFDQLGHLMMSCGTLREASHAGLRYQNYPGRFSGRSIITAFSEIEGQGCYQIHARDDLGPLRLLAVEDVLGSIVASCRWVLGRPLPVTRLRCDFPAPPHAEQYPAVFGCPIQFDAPATQLFFDAAVLDQPLPQASPQSAALYASLCERRSIERNGGEVAWRLSQMIAGQIAEPPDLTAAAEALHCSPRTLSRKLLAQGWQYQQLVDQVREIHARRALSDPTQSITRIAQQLGYADNSGFFRAFKKWTGLSPSAFRERLFG; translated from the coding sequence GTGGGCGCCCAGACCACCATCGGGAGGTCCTCCATCAACACCGACCCGCGTTACATCGTCTGGCTGCTCGACTTCCTGCAGAGCCAGGGCATCGACAGCGCGCAGTTGGCTCGCCGTCACCGGCTGGACCCCGCACGCCTGCTGGACGCCGATGCCACGGTCAGCACCGAGCGGCACCGCGCGCTGCTGCTCGATGCGCTGCAGCTGAGCGGCAACAGCGGTCTCGGCCTGCAACTGGGCATCCAGCGCTCGCTGGCCACTTTCGACCAGCTCGGCCACCTGATGATGAGCTGCGGCACCCTGCGCGAGGCGAGCCACGCCGGCCTGCGCTACCAGAACTACCCGGGGCGCTTCTCCGGGCGCTCGATCATCACCGCGTTCAGCGAGATCGAAGGCCAGGGCTGCTACCAGATCCACGCCAGGGACGATCTCGGCCCGCTGCGCCTGCTGGCGGTGGAGGACGTGCTCGGCAGCATCGTCGCCAGCTGTCGCTGGGTGCTGGGCCGCCCCCTGCCGGTTACCCGCCTGCGCTGCGACTTCCCCGCGCCACCCCATGCCGAGCAGTACCCCGCGGTGTTCGGCTGCCCGATCCAGTTCGACGCGCCGGCCACCCAGCTGTTCTTCGACGCCGCCGTGCTCGACCAGCCGCTGCCCCAGGCCAGCCCGCAGAGCGCCGCGCTGTACGCCAGCCTGTGCGAGCGGCGCAGCATCGAGCGCAACGGAGGCGAGGTGGCCTGGCGGCTGTCGCAGATGATCGCCGGGCAGATCGCCGAACCGCCGGATCTGACCGCCGCCGCCGAGGCCCTGCACTGCAGCCCGCGCACTCTCAGCCGCAAGCTGCTCGCCCAGGGCTGGCAGTACCAGCAACTGGTCGACCAGGTGCGCGAGATCCACGCCCGCCGGGCGCTCAGCGACCCGACCCAGAGCATCACCCGCATCGCCCAGCAGCTCGGCTACGCCGACAACTCGGGCTTCTTCCGCGCCTTCAAGAAGTGGACCGGGCTGTCGCCCAGCGCCTTCCGCGAGCGGCTGTTCGGCTGA
- a CDS encoding class II aldolase/adducin family protein: MLKTEGINAHLLEKFTPNPGARPLLPALNAKAQVALMCRMLRREGWDDHIAGHITVRQSDGTILTNPWELAWDELRASDIVTLDRHGKVLDSDWNVTPALGLHLQLHELRPDANVVIHNHARWSGIWADLQQVPPVYDQSGAYCGVELPLYDDYTGTFEKQQTSLSAAEALGDAKWALLANHGALVVGRDLRQAHLRVVTLEWRCRRAYEVKLAGGGRPLADAVVERLAMADANGFPFLWEAMARRELRNDPSVLE; this comes from the coding sequence ATGCTGAAAACCGAGGGCATCAACGCCCATCTGCTGGAAAAATTCACCCCCAACCCCGGCGCGCGCCCGCTGCTGCCCGCGCTGAACGCCAAGGCGCAGGTCGCGCTGATGTGCCGGATGCTCAGGCGCGAGGGCTGGGACGACCACATCGCCGGGCACATCACCGTGCGCCAGAGCGACGGCACCATACTCACCAACCCCTGGGAGCTGGCCTGGGACGAGCTGCGCGCCAGCGACATCGTCACCCTCGACCGCCACGGCAAGGTCCTCGACAGCGACTGGAACGTCACCCCCGCCCTCGGCCTGCACCTGCAGCTGCACGAGCTGCGTCCCGACGCCAACGTGGTGATCCACAACCACGCCCGGTGGAGCGGCATCTGGGCCGACCTGCAGCAGGTGCCGCCGGTCTACGACCAGTCCGGTGCTTACTGTGGCGTCGAGCTGCCGCTGTACGACGACTACACCGGCACCTTCGAGAAGCAGCAAACCAGCCTGTCCGCCGCCGAGGCGCTGGGCGACGCCAAGTGGGCGCTGCTGGCCAACCACGGCGCGCTGGTGGTCGGCCGCGACCTGCGCCAGGCCCACCTGCGCGTCGTCACCCTGGAATGGCGCTGCCGCCGCGCCTACGAGGTCAAGCTGGCCGGCGGCGGTCGTCCGCTGGCCGACGCGGTGGTCGAACGCCTGGCGATGGCCGACGCCAACGGCTTCCCCTTCCTCTGGGAAGCCATGGCCCGCCGCGAGCTGCGCAACGATCCGTCCGTCCTCGAATAA